In Prochlorococcus marinus XMU1411, one genomic interval encodes:
- a CDS encoding N-acetylneuraminate synthase family protein, producing MLDTAFRNSIIAEIGSVHDGSFGNACNLIKLAKECGANIVKFQTHLAEYETIKNAPMPNYFKGEPRYEYFERTSFSKNNWEKLKKYCDENQIEFLSSPFSIQAAELLNDLGIKKFKVPSGEVTNTPLLEKLAAIGKPVILSSGMSNWEELNFAIELLLNNTELCVMQCSSKYPCQYKDVGLNVLNELKKRYGNSISIGFSDHTTDISAGIAAAALGAKVIEKHLTFSKKMYGSDAKNALEPKDFIKYCEGIKQTWTMLENPIDKDNIQEYMEMKKIFQKSIFTSRSIDSGIPLQFDDLSFKKPGDGIAASKYKEIIGKVTKKNLPANHKLNWENFK from the coding sequence TTGTTAGATACTGCTTTTAGAAACTCAATAATAGCTGAAATAGGTTCTGTTCATGATGGCTCTTTTGGAAATGCTTGTAATCTTATAAAACTTGCAAAAGAGTGTGGTGCAAATATAGTAAAGTTTCAAACTCATCTGGCTGAGTACGAAACTATTAAAAATGCTCCAATGCCAAATTATTTTAAAGGTGAACCTAGATATGAATATTTTGAAAGAACATCATTCTCTAAAAATAATTGGGAAAAACTCAAGAAATATTGTGATGAGAATCAAATTGAATTTTTATCCTCTCCTTTTTCAATTCAAGCAGCAGAACTTTTAAATGATTTAGGGATCAAGAAATTCAAAGTTCCATCTGGGGAAGTTACAAATACTCCTTTGTTAGAAAAATTAGCTGCAATTGGTAAGCCAGTTATTCTTTCTTCAGGAATGAGTAACTGGGAAGAATTAAATTTTGCTATCGAATTGCTTTTAAATAATACAGAATTATGTGTAATGCAATGTTCTTCCAAATATCCTTGCCAATATAAAGATGTTGGCTTAAATGTTTTAAATGAATTGAAGAAAAGGTATGGTAATTCTATTTCTATTGGTTTTTCTGATCATACAACCGATATTTCTGCTGGAATTGCAGCAGCAGCATTAGGGGCAAAAGTAATTGAGAAACATCTGACCTTTTCAAAAAAAATGTATGGAAGTGATGCAAAAAATGCCTTAGAGCCAAAAGACTTTATAAAGTATTGTGAAGGGATTAAGCAAACATGGACAATGCTAGAGAATCCTATAGATAAAGACAATATCCAAGAATATATGGAAATGAAAAAGATATTTCAAAAAAGTATATTTACTTCTAGATCGATCGATTCAGGTATCCCTTTGCAATTTGATGATTTGTCATTTAAGAAACCAGGAGATGGTATCGCAGCATCAAAATACAAAGAAATAATTGGCAAAGTTACTAAAAAAAATCTCCCAGCGAATCATAAATTAAATTGGGAAAATTTTAAATGA